The Candidatus Uhrbacteria bacterium genome has a segment encoding these proteins:
- a CDS encoding GFA family protein, which yields MAMQHYTGGCHCGAVRYEVDADLDSSMTCNCSICSKTGWVLTFVPADQFKLTSGEANLTDYQFNKKLIHHFFCKTCGVRSFGRGSDGKGNESVAVNVRCLDGVDTHGMKLDHFDGKSL from the coding sequence ATGGCCATGCAACACTATACAGGAGGATGTCATTGCGGAGCCGTGCGTTATGAGGTCGATGCCGATCTCGACAGCTCCATGACATGCAATTGCTCGATTTGCTCAAAAACAGGCTGGGTTCTGACCTTTGTTCCAGCCGATCAGTTCAAATTGACCAGCGGTGAAGCCAATCTGACCGATTACCAATTCAACAAAAAGCTGATCCATCATTTTTTCTGTAAAACCTGCGGAGTACGCTCCTTCGGCCGCGGTTCCGACGGAAAGGGGAATGAGAGCGTCGCCGTAAACGTACGCTGTCTAGACGGCGTGGATACCCACGGAATGAAGCTCGATCATTTTGATGGTAAAAGCCTATAA
- a CDS encoding HU family DNA-binding protein: protein MNKAELINYLSEKVGVTKKQAEDMVEAFVDVVTSTLKSGGEVNIAGFGAFMAKTRAARMGVNPQKPTEKIQIGAVTVPKFKAGKGLKDALKHAGMAANAAPAAAPSAPASM, encoded by the coding sequence ATGAACAAGGCAGAACTCATCAACTACCTCTCGGAAAAGGTCGGTGTCACCAAAAAACAGGCTGAAGACATGGTCGAAGCGTTCGTCGATGTCGTCACATCAACCCTCAAGAGTGGTGGAGAAGTGAATATCGCCGGCTTTGGCGCTTTCATGGCCAAGACGCGCGCCGCCCGCATGGGGGTTAACCCGCAGAAGCCGACCGAGAAGATCCAGATCGGCGCTGTCACGGTTCCGAAGTTCAAGGCTGGCAAGGGCCTCAAGGATGCTCTCAAGCACGCTGGCATGGCTGCGAACGCCGCTCCTGCCGCTGCCCCGTCCGCTCCGGCCTCGATGTAA
- a CDS encoding isoleucine--tRNA ligase yields the protein MTEPAKTGEDRAPLFPKIEEEMAALWKKQGIFERSIEERPAGKGYVFYDGPPFATGLPHPGHLLQSAIKDAVPRYWTMKGYRVPRVWGWDCHGLPMEALIQKELKLQGKPDIEAYGMDKFNRACADAVMRYSDEWKRYVERLGRWVDFDGAYKTMDRDYIESVWWVFSELWKKKLVYKDLRVSFYSPVNGTPLSNSEVAMENSYVDMEDPSVTVKFKAVGEEKTYFLAWTTTPWTLPANVALAVHPEEMYVKARVNSSGETYYFAEKLQSQVLQQFYPLGEEQDDFEIVQKMQGSALVGLHYEPLYPLKKEVWDTLVEREGRISFEIVGMDYVTMNDGTGIVHTAPAFGEDDFRAAGEHGLPVLVTLDHVGHHRPGIALVEGKFYLASNDTLIADLESRGLMYRKETVKHSVAIFARNNTRLIYKAQPAWYVDIKKMRPKLLKTAAKINWHPSHLKEGRFGKGLETAPDWCISRSRFWGAPIPVWTNADGTDVQVFGSIADLEKATGHKFDEKDVMAMHRPNIDEVTFKNAKGEEMRRIPDVFDCWFESGSMPYAAPHYPFENKKWFDANFPADFIGEALDQTRGWFYNLHVLSTALFNKPAFTNVTCTGLILAEDGRKMSKSQKNYTDPWELFQTYGADAMRYYLLSSAVVEGEPLNFSDRDLQNIVRGFLNLFWNVKTFYATYGEGETIRLDKPRSAHVLDRWMFSRLHKLIEEVTKEMDDYEIARASRPLRSFVEDLSTWWLRRSRDRIKSENAYERIDALKTLLEVMLDFTRLMAPFTPFLAEKIYLDMGGPKASVHLDKWPKADPRLIDERLLADMQWLREAASKAHEQRSIAKLPVRQALAAAIVRLSDIEEVARLNRQSDLATLLAEELNVEAVRIEHAPGQEEAWTITLDTVITPELKRKGLRREFVRMVMNARKEKGMQPSDRVRLTVTADADMVEAVQEKQEEVMRDLKSEGLAISVGEGEPTVEMELV from the coding sequence ATGACAGAACCAGCCAAGACAGGGGAGGACCGTGCACCGCTCTTCCCCAAGATCGAGGAAGAAATGGCCGCTTTATGGAAAAAGCAAGGCATTTTTGAGCGTTCGATCGAGGAACGACCGGCTGGCAAGGGCTATGTCTTTTACGATGGTCCGCCATTTGCGACCGGTCTTCCGCACCCGGGCCACCTCCTCCAATCCGCCATCAAGGACGCTGTTCCGCGCTATTGGACAATGAAAGGCTATCGCGTCCCACGTGTCTGGGGTTGGGACTGTCACGGCCTTCCGATGGAAGCCCTGATCCAAAAAGAACTAAAGCTCCAAGGCAAGCCGGACATCGAGGCGTACGGCATGGACAAGTTCAACCGTGCTTGTGCTGATGCTGTCATGCGTTATTCGGATGAGTGGAAGCGCTATGTAGAACGTCTCGGCCGCTGGGTCGATTTTGACGGCGCCTACAAAACCATGGACCGCGACTACATCGAGTCGGTCTGGTGGGTTTTTTCTGAGCTCTGGAAAAAGAAACTCGTCTATAAAGATTTGCGTGTTTCTTTTTACTCGCCAGTCAACGGCACGCCGCTCTCCAACTCGGAAGTCGCCATGGAAAATTCCTATGTCGACATGGAAGATCCTTCTGTTACGGTGAAGTTCAAAGCTGTTGGTGAAGAAAAAACCTATTTCCTTGCCTGGACAACAACACCGTGGACGCTTCCGGCAAACGTCGCACTCGCCGTGCACCCGGAAGAGATGTATGTGAAGGCACGGGTAAATTCATCGGGTGAAACATATTATTTTGCGGAAAAACTCCAGTCGCAAGTCTTGCAACAATTCTATCCGCTCGGAGAAGAGCAGGACGACTTTGAAATCGTGCAAAAGATGCAGGGTTCCGCGCTCGTAGGTCTGCATTACGAACCGCTCTATCCGCTCAAGAAAGAAGTTTGGGATACGCTCGTGGAGCGCGAGGGCCGTATTTCATTTGAAATCGTCGGCATGGACTACGTTACGATGAACGACGGAACCGGTATCGTTCACACGGCTCCGGCTTTTGGTGAAGATGACTTCCGCGCAGCCGGCGAGCACGGTCTTCCGGTTCTCGTCACGCTCGACCACGTCGGTCATCACCGCCCAGGCATTGCGTTAGTCGAAGGAAAGTTCTATCTCGCTTCCAACGACACGCTCATCGCTGATCTCGAGTCGCGCGGCCTCATGTATCGCAAGGAAACCGTAAAGCACTCGGTCGCGATCTTTGCGCGCAACAACACGCGCCTGATCTACAAGGCTCAGCCAGCTTGGTACGTCGATATTAAAAAAATGCGTCCAAAGCTTCTCAAAACAGCTGCCAAGATCAACTGGCATCCATCGCACTTAAAGGAAGGCCGCTTTGGAAAAGGTTTGGAAACGGCACCTGACTGGTGTATTTCCCGCAGCCGTTTCTGGGGCGCTCCAATTCCGGTCTGGACCAATGCAGACGGAACGGATGTCCAAGTCTTTGGTTCCATTGCTGATCTCGAGAAAGCGACAGGTCATAAGTTTGATGAAAAGGACGTGATGGCCATGCATCGTCCAAACATCGACGAAGTCACATTCAAAAATGCCAAGGGCGAGGAAATGCGCCGCATTCCGGACGTCTTCGACTGCTGGTTCGAGTCTGGATCGATGCCATACGCCGCACCGCATTATCCATTCGAGAATAAAAAATGGTTCGATGCCAACTTTCCGGCCGACTTCATTGGTGAAGCTCTCGACCAAACCCGCGGCTGGTTTTACAACCTGCACGTGCTCTCAACCGCGCTCTTCAACAAGCCGGCATTTACCAATGTTACTTGCACCGGACTTATTCTCGCGGAAGACGGCCGCAAGATGTCCAAGAGCCAAAAGAATTACACCGATCCATGGGAGCTCTTCCAGACCTACGGTGCGGACGCGATGCGTTACTACTTGCTTTCTTCTGCCGTGGTGGAAGGCGAGCCGCTCAATTTCTCCGACCGCGATCTACAAAATATCGTGCGTGGTTTCTTGAACTTATTCTGGAACGTCAAAACGTTTTACGCGACCTACGGAGAAGGGGAGACGATCCGCCTCGATAAACCGCGCAGCGCCCATGTGCTCGATCGCTGGATGTTCTCGCGCCTGCACAAGCTCATCGAGGAAGTCACCAAAGAAATGGACGACTACGAAATCGCACGCGCCTCGCGTCCGCTCCGTTCATTCGTAGAAGACCTTTCCACCTGGTGGCTGCGTCGTTCACGCGACCGCATCAAATCGGAAAATGCTTATGAACGAATTGATGCCTTGAAGACCTTGCTTGAAGTCATGCTCGATTTCACGCGTCTCATGGCTCCCTTCACGCCATTCCTCGCCGAGAAAATCTATCTCGATATGGGCGGACCAAAAGCCTCTGTCCACCTCGACAAATGGCCCAAGGCCGACCCGCGCCTCATCGACGAACGTCTCCTCGCCGACATGCAATGGCTGCGTGAAGCCGCGTCCAAAGCGCATGAGCAGCGTTCCATCGCTAAACTTCCAGTTCGCCAAGCGCTCGCTGCCGCCATTGTTCGCTTGAGCGATATTGAAGAAGTTGCACGCTTAAATCGTCAGAGTGATCTCGCCACATTGCTCGCAGAAGAGTTGAATGTTGAAGCCGTCCGCATCGAGCATGCTCCGGGGCAGGAAGAGGCTTGGACGATTACGCTCGATACCGTCATCACGCCGGAATTGAAACGCAAAGGTTTACGTCGTGAATTTGTCCGCATGGTCATGAATGCGCGTAAAGAAAAAGGCATGCAGCCTTCCGACCGCGTCCGACTCACGGTGACGGCAGATGCAGACATGGTTGAGGCGGTGCAAGAAAAACAAGAAGAAGTCATGCGTGATTTGAAGTCAGAAGGCCTCGCGATCTCTGTCGGAGAAGGGGAGCCCACAGTTGAAATGGAACTGGTATAA
- a CDS encoding RpiB/LacA/LacB family sugar-phosphate isomerase, with protein sequence MPTKPMIYLGADHAGFKLKESLKEALTKAKLPVCDLSPRLVKEDDYPLAAIKVTLAVLHEVGSLGLLVCGTGHGMDIAANRYKGARAIVARTEQDAKLSREHNHANILVLGGWVTKPALAKKIVMKFLKTKPSKVERHVRRVNQLDT encoded by the coding sequence ATGCCAACCAAACCCATGATTTATCTCGGAGCCGACCATGCGGGCTTCAAATTAAAGGAATCGCTCAAGGAAGCGTTAACCAAGGCCAAGCTTCCGGTCTGCGATTTGTCGCCCCGCCTCGTGAAAGAAGATGACTATCCCCTCGCTGCTATAAAAGTGACGTTGGCGGTTTTGCATGAAGTAGGCAGTTTGGGACTGCTCGTATGCGGAACGGGTCACGGTATGGATATTGCCGCCAATCGTTACAAAGGCGCGCGAGCGATCGTTGCGAGGACGGAACAAGACGCCAAACTGTCACGCGAACATAATCATGCAAATATTTTAGTATTAGGTGGATGGGTGACAAAGCCGGCTCTCGCGAAAAAGATTGTCATGAAGTTTTTGAAAACAAAGCCGAGTAAAGTCGAGCGGCATGTGCGGCGCGTGAATCAACTCGATACATGA
- a CDS encoding transketolase codes for MMTISDLEKKAYAIRQDIITALVAAKSGHSAGPLGMADIFTALYFRVLNVTPETRNDEDRDRVVLSNAHICPVLYATLAQRGFAKRDVFLKTLRKMGSPFQGHSNNHFDMGIETCGGPLGQGLSQAVGMALAARMDDAKWRTYCLMSDGELDEGQSWEAVMLAGKERLRNLTAIVDRNNIQIDGYTENIMPLEPLADKWRSFNWHVIEIDGHNIGQFLDAVGEAKAVYEKPTVIIAHTIPGKGVSFMENRFEWHGKPPNQEEAKEAMIELRTLQGQITSEHQ; via the coding sequence ATGATGACGATCTCGGATCTCGAGAAAAAGGCGTATGCCATTCGCCAAGACATCATTACGGCGCTCGTCGCTGCCAAGAGCGGGCACTCGGCTGGACCGCTTGGGATGGCGGATATTTTTACCGCACTCTATTTCCGCGTATTGAATGTCACGCCGGAAACACGCAATGACGAGGATCGCGATCGCGTTGTCCTTTCCAATGCGCATATTTGCCCTGTGCTTTATGCAACGTTGGCACAGCGAGGATTTGCCAAGCGCGATGTTTTTTTAAAAACGCTGCGCAAGATGGGAAGCCCGTTCCAAGGACACTCCAATAACCATTTTGACATGGGTATTGAGACATGCGGCGGTCCGCTCGGCCAAGGACTGTCTCAGGCTGTCGGCATGGCTTTGGCGGCGCGTATGGATGATGCTAAATGGCGAACCTACTGCCTGATGAGCGATGGCGAGCTGGATGAAGGCCAAAGTTGGGAGGCTGTCATGTTGGCTGGAAAGGAACGTTTGAGGAATCTGACCGCGATCGTTGATCGCAATAACATCCAAATTGATGGCTACACGGAAAACATCATGCCACTTGAGCCTTTGGCTGATAAATGGCGATCCTTCAACTGGCACGTGATAGAAATCGACGGACACAATATTGGGCAGTTCCTGGATGCGGTCGGTGAAGCAAAGGCGGTTTATGAAAAGCCAACCGTGATCATCGCCCACACGATACCGGGTAAAGGCGTGAGCTTCATGGAAAATCGTTTTGAATGGCATGGGAAACCGCCAAACCAAGAAGAAGCCAAGGAAGCCATGATCGAACTAAGAACGCTGCAAGGACAGATAACAAGCGAACACCAATAA
- a CDS encoding DUF4349 domain-containing protein encodes MPPSPMRPARPFIYIVVASVVLTLLTVGLIWKATEQVLRLKNSSFAEQSQGTAGGFGGGMAVGSIAPMAMDDGYLVQREEAGKAADIAYYPSPSPIMPPTTPGAGPDDRDRVGQKIIRNGSLTLRVDDASKRLEEARLIAEQNGGFVASANLNDRAGVKTAYATLRIPTDKFRIVADSLKMLASTVFDESENGQDVTDQYVDLEARLKAAKAEEAQYMEILKDARTIEDTLNVTSRLGEVRSRIEQMEGQMRGLEDRTSYATLSVTMTEEARVEAPTRVWKPGETLKEAMRALVESLQGLADALIAFAVFFVGLVLPILIVLGLIAWFVRWMLRRVMGKK; translated from the coding sequence ATGCCTCCATCCCCTATGCGCCCAGCGCGCCCATTCATCTACATCGTCGTAGCGTCAGTTGTTTTAACACTTTTGACCGTTGGTTTGATCTGGAAAGCTACAGAACAGGTTTTGCGTCTTAAGAACTCTAGTTTTGCCGAGCAGTCGCAGGGCACGGCGGGTGGCTTTGGCGGAGGCATGGCTGTTGGCTCGATTGCCCCCATGGCCATGGACGATGGTTATTTGGTGCAGCGAGAAGAGGCTGGCAAGGCCGCTGACATTGCCTACTATCCGTCACCGTCACCAATCATGCCGCCGACGACTCCAGGCGCCGGACCAGATGACCGCGATCGCGTTGGACAAAAGATTATCCGCAATGGATCGCTCACCTTGCGCGTTGATGATGCTTCCAAGCGTCTTGAAGAAGCGCGTTTGATCGCGGAGCAGAATGGCGGATTTGTCGCGAGTGCAAATTTGAATGATCGCGCCGGTGTAAAGACCGCGTATGCAACCTTGCGTATTCCGACGGATAAATTCCGTATCGTCGCCGACTCGTTAAAAATGCTCGCCTCGACGGTTTTTGATGAATCGGAAAATGGCCAAGATGTGACGGACCAGTATGTCGATTTGGAGGCGCGTCTCAAGGCAGCAAAAGCTGAGGAAGCGCAGTACATGGAAATCTTGAAAGATGCACGCACGATTGAAGACACGCTCAATGTGACATCGCGTCTCGGTGAAGTACGTAGCCGTATCGAGCAGATGGAAGGCCAGATGCGCGGCCTTGAGGATAGAACGAGCTACGCAACGTTGAGCGTCACCATGACGGAAGAAGCTCGCGTAGAAGCTCCTACACGCGTCTGGAAGCCAGGCGAGACGCTTAAAGAGGCTATGCGCGCCTTGGTCGAGAGTCTCCAGGGATTAGCCGATGCCTTGATCGCCTTTGCGGTATTCTTTGTCGGTCTTGTACTACCGATTCTCATTGTTCTTGGTTTGATTGCCTGGTTTGTACGCTGGATGCTGCGCCGTGTGATGGGTAAGAAATAA
- a CDS encoding transketolase family protein yields MPAVPLHPKLFRKDVEQIPTRNGYGDGLVEIGKKDKRVVVLTGDLAESTRAHLFQKAYPDRFVECGVAEQNMMGVAAGMALAGKIPFVSSYAVFVPGRNWDQLRVSVCYTGANVKVAGAHAGISVGPDGATHQALEDIAITRVLPNLTVVVPCDYLETKKATIALAKMVGPAYFRFAREKTPVMTIEKTPFKIGKANVMREGKDATIAACGPLVYEALVAAELLAKDGIDVEVLNCHTLKPFDETTLVKSVKKTGCCVTVEEHQVTGGLAGAVAETLGRKQPAPIENIGMQNSFGESGETEELLAKYGMKASDIAKAVKRAYKRKQG; encoded by the coding sequence ATGCCAGCCGTTCCTCTTCATCCAAAACTGTTCCGCAAGGACGTCGAGCAAATCCCGACGCGTAATGGTTATGGGGACGGCTTGGTCGAGATCGGCAAGAAAGATAAACGCGTCGTCGTCCTGACGGGTGACTTGGCGGAGTCGACGCGTGCGCATCTTTTTCAGAAAGCGTATCCGGATCGATTTGTAGAATGCGGGGTTGCCGAACAAAACATGATGGGTGTTGCGGCCGGCATGGCGCTGGCTGGAAAAATTCCATTTGTGAGCTCGTACGCCGTATTTGTCCCGGGAAGAAATTGGGATCAGCTGCGCGTGTCGGTTTGTTATACCGGCGCGAATGTAAAAGTGGCCGGCGCGCATGCCGGGATTTCTGTTGGTCCCGACGGTGCAACCCATCAAGCGCTAGAGGATATCGCCATTACACGCGTACTCCCCAATCTCACCGTGGTCGTTCCTTGTGATTATCTCGAGACAAAGAAAGCAACGATTGCGCTCGCTAAAATGGTTGGTCCAGCGTATTTCCGATTTGCGAGAGAAAAAACACCAGTGATGACGATCGAGAAAACGCCATTCAAAATCGGTAAAGCAAATGTAATGCGCGAGGGAAAAGATGCGACGATCGCCGCTTGCGGACCGCTTGTCTATGAAGCGCTGGTAGCTGCCGAGCTACTCGCGAAAGATGGGATCGATGTTGAAGTCCTGAACTGTCATACGCTCAAACCTTTTGATGAAACGACTTTGGTGAAGAGCGTTAAGAAAACGGGCTGTTGTGTCACGGTTGAAGAGCATCAAGTCACCGGAGGTTTGGCCGGCGCTGTTGCCGAAACACTAGGCCGAAAGCAACCGGCGCCGATTGAAAATATCGGCATGCAGAATTCTTTTGGTGAATCCGGGGAAACCGAGGAGCTGCTCGCGAAATATGGAATGAAAGCGAGCGATATCGCTAAAGCCGTGAAGCGCGCGTACAAGCGTAAGCAAGGTTAA
- a CDS encoding NUDIX domain-containing protein has product MEQLEIVHARNGQPTGQILPRNEAIAAEAWCRSTNIFILNSRGEILCHKRSMQKERMPGAWYTHLGGHVGVGETCDENALKEVMEEAGIEITADQLVKWRTTRADGPRLWMHDYVALIDKPIEAFTPQPGEVDEFRWVSFDEIMANQELYPDIWYPGYHGFKAEYECIRSALVAAHHLGAIEVPEELHGWAPGLLLLPA; this is encoded by the coding sequence ATGGAACAGTTAGAAATTGTACATGCCCGTAACGGGCAACCGACCGGCCAGATCCTCCCGCGCAATGAAGCGATTGCCGCGGAAGCTTGGTGCCGTTCAACCAACATCTTTATTTTGAACTCGCGCGGCGAGATCCTTTGTCATAAGCGCTCCATGCAAAAAGAACGCATGCCTGGCGCTTGGTACACCCATCTCGGCGGCCACGTTGGTGTTGGCGAGACTTGTGACGAGAATGCCTTAAAGGAAGTGATGGAAGAGGCTGGCATCGAGATCACGGCAGACCAGCTCGTAAAGTGGCGCACGACCCGCGCCGATGGTCCCCGCTTGTGGATGCATGACTATGTCGCGCTTATTGATAAGCCGATTGAAGCGTTTACGCCTCAGCCGGGTGAAGTCGATGAATTCCGCTGGGTGAGCTTTGATGAAATCATGGCGAACCAAGAACTCTATCCAGATATCTGGTATCCGGGTTATCACGGTTTTAAGGCCGAGTATGAATGTATCCGTTCCGCCCTTGTCGCCGCCCATCACCTTGGAGCGATCGAAGTGCCGGAGGAACTTCATGGCTGGGCTCCGGGGCTACTCCTGCTCCCCGCCTAA
- a CDS encoding FAD-binding oxidoreductase, translated as MNNSPWIAQLKRTRPEDRLDGNKEADIAIIGGGIAGLSTAYYTLKNTKKSVILLEANLVAHGATGHNAGQVVTYFEKPVKEIVAEYGLDLAAHAQDAINTAWTDLEEVIRETSMSSTLYACTGYLGCSTGAQFASFLEDTLWLSKAGMKTDIHLVSHEAAEAWAEELKPYSKFFSVVSHKEILSLLETDDAQYKAAAAAQKGCLNSATFTEELAGFLLKNYPDRFQLFERSPVGVVELEEKGASLHSNGHHIDAKHIVLCTNGFEQITLINRYGQEIDSRFHAEIQGTIGYMSACLEPVDRPPTAISYFPKDTKKSEQGDIYFYLTRRPHEAEKRVQHNLVCLGGPEEMLPENKTYNRNAAFPPKIAKSLQTFIRRTYQNAPEVGKEFDFYWHGLMGYTKTGLRIIGAEPCNPVLMYNLGCNGIGILPSLYGGKKIASILAGKKQKPSVFDPKDLRCAI; from the coding sequence ATGAATAACTCGCCATGGATTGCGCAGCTCAAGCGCACGCGCCCGGAAGATCGCCTAGACGGCAACAAAGAAGCCGACATCGCGATCATCGGCGGTGGAATCGCCGGATTATCGACCGCCTACTATACGCTCAAGAACACAAAAAAATCCGTGATCTTGCTCGAGGCGAATCTTGTTGCTCATGGCGCAACTGGTCACAATGCCGGCCAAGTCGTGACATATTTTGAGAAGCCGGTAAAAGAAATCGTTGCAGAATACGGCCTTGATCTCGCTGCGCATGCGCAAGACGCTATCAATACGGCTTGGACAGACTTGGAAGAGGTGATCCGTGAAACAAGTATGTCGTCAACGCTTTACGCATGCACCGGCTATCTCGGCTGTTCTACAGGAGCGCAGTTCGCCTCTTTTCTTGAGGATACCCTCTGGCTTTCCAAGGCAGGAATGAAAACAGATATCCATCTTGTCTCGCATGAAGCCGCAGAAGCCTGGGCAGAAGAGTTGAAGCCTTATTCCAAATTTTTTAGCGTGGTTTCGCACAAGGAAATTCTCTCACTGCTCGAGACAGACGATGCGCAATACAAGGCGGCGGCTGCTGCGCAAAAAGGCTGTCTCAACTCGGCGACATTCACAGAGGAGCTCGCCGGATTCTTGCTGAAGAATTATCCGGATCGTTTCCAGCTTTTTGAACGCAGCCCGGTCGGTGTTGTAGAGCTGGAAGAAAAAGGCGCCTCCCTCCATTCAAATGGACATCATATTGATGCTAAGCATATCGTCCTTTGTACCAATGGTTTTGAGCAGATCACGCTCATCAACCGCTATGGGCAAGAGATTGATAGCCGTTTCCATGCCGAGATTCAAGGAACGATCGGCTACATGAGCGCCTGTCTTGAACCGGTCGATCGTCCGCCGACGGCAATCAGCTATTTTCCAAAAGACACCAAAAAATCAGAGCAGGGAGATATCTATTTTTATTTGACTCGGCGTCCGCATGAGGCCGAGAAGCGCGTACAGCATAACCTGGTATGTCTCGGCGGACCCGAGGAAATGCTGCCGGAAAATAAAACGTATAACAGAAACGCGGCTTTTCCGCCTAAGATCGCAAAAAGTCTCCAAACGTTTATTCGTAGAACCTATCAAAACGCTCCGGAAGTCGGAAAAGAATTTGATTTTTACTGGCATGGGCTCATGGGCTACACCAAAACAGGTCTGCGTATTATCGGCGCCGAGCCTTGTAACCCGGTCTTGATGTACAACCTTGGTTGTAACGGAATCGGAATCCTTCCATCGCTTTACGGCGGTAAGAAAATTGCATCTATACTCGCTGGTAAAAAACAAAAACCTTCAGTTTTTGATCCGAAGGATTTGCGGTGCGCAATCTAG
- a CDS encoding histidine phosphatase family protein: MFALIRHAGYHLGNGSLTPDGAEAVNELGAVLQGLGPWSELRCSPSTRTQETAVILSGLLNIPMTTDERIGMDGDLSDLLPPTEPNGIIFISHLPVLSRWLRSWSRVFGQEEPPITEIGCGYLIDAEAKTMRPVGPLPKSSK; encoded by the coding sequence ATGTTCGCCCTTATTCGCCACGCCGGATACCATCTCGGCAATGGATCCCTGACCCCTGACGGGGCCGAGGCGGTTAATGAATTAGGAGCGGTTTTACAAGGTCTTGGGCCTTGGTCAGAGCTCCGCTGCTCGCCCAGCACCCGTACCCAGGAAACGGCTGTAATCCTGTCAGGCTTGCTGAATATCCCGATGACTACCGATGAACGGATCGGCATGGACGGCGATCTATCCGACCTTCTTCCGCCCACCGAGCCCAATGGCATTATCTTCATTAGCCACCTGCCCGTCCTAAGTCGATGGCTACGCTCCTGGAGCCGTGTTTTTGGGCAGGAAGAGCCGCCGATTACAGAAATCGGTTGCGGCTATTTGATCGATGCTGAGGCTAAAACGATGCGGCCTGTCGGACCGTTGCCAAAATCCTCAAAATAA
- a CDS encoding DUF4105 domain-containing protein, with product MHWAKIRFFLRYILVIIGITVAIFLIWQATKQVPTEGNWQTPLSRLSTAEFHGDLVTVKNVRNFQYKGSEEEADLVPGYYDKTYDLSKVSKVWYVSEPFKEISVAAHTFLSFEFSNGDYLSISIEARKVKGQKYRLSLGLLRTYPLMYIAADERDALLVRANIRKDDLYVYPVRTTPEKGRLLLADILQEMNRLAEKPQWYNTVTDNCTSRIAWHVNRVTPNRIPNTAWEAYVTGYADAFALKHGLLDTDLPLDEARKKYRVTERSQEIGDLPDYSKRIREWD from the coding sequence ATGCATTGGGCAAAAATACGATTCTTCCTGCGCTATATTCTTGTCATTATAGGCATAACGGTAGCGATTTTTCTTATTTGGCAGGCAACCAAACAAGTTCCGACGGAAGGCAACTGGCAAACTCCCCTATCCCGCTTGTCGACGGCGGAGTTTCATGGCGATCTGGTTACGGTAAAAAATGTGCGGAACTTTCAATACAAAGGCAGCGAGGAAGAGGCGGATCTTGTTCCGGGGTATTACGATAAAACCTATGATCTCTCCAAGGTTTCCAAGGTCTGGTATGTGAGCGAGCCGTTTAAAGAGATCAGTGTTGCTGCGCATACCTTTCTTTCTTTTGAGTTCTCCAATGGCGATTATTTGAGCATCTCGATCGAGGCGCGAAAGGTTAAGGGTCAAAAATATCGCCTCTCGCTTGGGCTGCTGCGAACATATCCATTGATGTATATCGCGGCTGATGAACGAGATGCATTACTTGTGCGCGCCAATATCCGCAAAGATGATTTGTATGTTTATCCGGTACGGACAACGCCGGAAAAAGGACGATTGCTCTTGGCTGATATTTTGCAGGAAATGAATCGTTTGGCGGAAAAGCCGCAGTGGTACAACACGGTTACGGATAATTGCACCTCGCGCATTGCTTGGCATGTGAATCGCGTGACGCCGAACCGGATTCCAAATACGGCTTGGGAAGCTTATGTCACGGGTTATGCGGATGCCTTTGCGCTGAAGCACGGACTACTTGATACGGATCTACCACTTGATGAGGCACGCAAAAAATACCGTGTTACAGAACGATCGCAAGAAATTGGCGATCTACCAGATTATTCAAAACGGATTCGGGAATGGGATTAG